From Vigna unguiculata cultivar IT97K-499-35 chromosome 5, ASM411807v1, whole genome shotgun sequence, the proteins below share one genomic window:
- the LOC114184122 gene encoding uncharacterized protein LOC114184122: MASSYLHTTHFQSIQISKPSSWPPPHSNTQITSISFPAQFLYNHCHNSCINPRSFVSFKATSTSIHSSLSSPKPPISKEEAILQAKTSLSTTLEKPLNNPKLIGKFKKLRQPKLRVEIPVIDDSPDSLSQLALDFFGDLPIKRKGSPTKILILWPEASLKESATVAFQSHSTIEHIDIPSVAKTDPRILNSAEVAIFLAPDSSQLALIKRISEAFYPKPVVLFNPKWAFEEESNFGDLSGFVGSFEVVYSFMGLEVRGILSKRKGVVLKCARDGVLSGERWNVFVEEGEELKVVSSFKSRPNIGEVENVLYNLMAINSPITKSAKFIKGLVSNVTGRK, translated from the coding sequence ATGGCATCCTCGTATCTCCACACAACTCATTTCCAATCTATCCAAATTTCCAAACCATCATCATGGCCGCCTCCACACTCCAATACTCAAATCACATCAATTTCATTTCCTGCTCAATTTCTGTACAACCACTGCCACAACTCCTGCATCAACCCAAGATCCTTTGTTTCCTTCAAAGCTACATCCACTTCCATCCATTCCTCTCTTTCCTCCCCTAAACCTCCTATCTCAAAGGAAGAGGCCATACTTCAGGCCAAAACATCCCTTTCAACAACCTTAGAGAAACCCCTCAACAATCCCAAACTGATAGGCAAATTCAAGAAACTAAGGCAACCCAAGCTCCGGGTTGAAATTCCAGTCATTGATGACTCACCGGATTCACTGTCCCAACTTGCCCTTGATTTTTTTGGTGACTTACCTATCAAAAGAAAAGGTTCTCCCACCAAGATCTTAATCCTATGGCCTGAGGCTAGCTTGAAGGAATCTGCCACTGTTGCCTTTCAGTCTCATTCAACTATTGAACACATTGACATTCCTTCAGTGGCCAAAACAGACCCCAGAATCTTGAATTCTGCAGAAGTCGCAATATTTTTGGCGCCTGATAGCTCCCAATTGGCTTTGATAAAAAGAATTAGTGAAGCCTTTTATCCAAAGCCAGTGGTTTTGTTTAACCCAAAATGGGCATTTGAGGAAGAGAGCAACTTTGGTGATCTGAGTGGCTTTGTTGGTTCTTTCGAAGTGGTTTATTCTTTTATGGGGTTGGAAGTGAGAGGGATCTTGAGCAAAAGAAAAGGGGTGGTTTTGAAGTGTGCCAGAGATGGGGTTCTGAGTGGAGAGAGATGGAATGTTTTTgtagaagaaggagaagaattGAAAGTGGTTTCCTCATTCAAGTCCAGACCAAATATTGGTGAAGTTGAAAATGTATTGTACAATCTCATGGCTATCAATTCGCCCATAACCAAGTCTGCAAAGTTCATCAAGGGATTGGTGTCAAATGTCACAGGGAGAAAGTAA
- the LOC114184121 gene encoding probable galacturonosyltransferase 12 isoform X2: MYYLTQPTTDPCGNCESLIIRCIRLLSCLGKKLGPRILGRRSESSVPEVIYQTLNEPLGKHELQGRFDIPQTLEEFMTEMKKGGYDAKTFAVKLREMVTLMEERTRMAKIQEYLYRHVASSSIPKQLHCLSLSLANEHTNNAAARLQLPSAELVPALVDNSYFHFVLASDNVLAASVVATSLVRNFLRPQKVVLHIITDRKTYYPMQAWFSLHSLSPAIVEVKALHHFDWFTKGKVPVLEAMEKDQKVRSHFRGGSSAIVANTTEKPKVIAAKLQALSPKYNSVMNHIRIHLPELFPSLNKVVFLDDDIVVQTDLSPLWDIEMNGKVNGAVETCTGEDKFVMSKKLKSYLNFSHPLIFKSFNPNECAWAYGMNIFDLEAWRKTNISNIYHYWVEQNIKSDLSLWQLGTLPPGLIAFHGHVHVIDPFWHMLGLGYQENTSFVDAESAGVVHYNGRAKPWLEIAFPQLRKLWTKYVDFSDKFIKSCHIRAS, encoded by the exons ATGTATTATCTTACTCAGCCTACTACAGATCCATGTGGAAACTGTGAATCTCTGATAATAAGATGCATTAGACTATTAA GTTGCCTAGGAAAAAAACTAGGACCAAGGATTTTGGGGAGACGGTCTGAATCATCA GTTCCAGAAGTGATATACCAGACATTAAATGAACCTCTTGGCAAACATGAACTTCAGGGTAGGTTTGATATTCCACAAACCTTGGAAGAGTTCATGACTGAGATGAAGAAAGGTGGATATGATGCAAAGACATTTGCAGTTAAACTTCGAGAAATG GTGACCCTTATGGAAGAAAGGACCAGAATGGCTAAGATTCAAGAATATCTGTATCGACATGTAGCATCAAGCAGTATACCAAAACAACTTCATTGCCTTTCCTTGAGTTTGGCCAATGAACACACCAACAATGCCGCAGCACGCCTTCAACTCCCCTCTGCAGAACTAGTCCCTGCCCTGGTTGACAATTCCTACTTCCATTTTGTCCTTGCCTCAGACAATGTGCTGGCTGCATCAGTGGTTGCAACATCGCTTGTTCGCAACTTTTTGAGACCTCAGAAGGTTGTTCTGCACATAATTACAGATAGGAAGACTTATTACCCCATGCAGGCTTGGTTCTCATTGCATTCTTTGTCACCTGCTATAGTTGAGGTGAAGGCATTGCACCATTTTGATTGGTTTACAAAGGGTAAGGTGCCTGTTCTGGAGGCTATGGAGAAGGATCAAAAGGTGAGGTCACATTTTAGAGGGGGTTCATCAGCTATAGTTGCAAATACAACTGAGAAGCCAAAAGTTATTGCAGCAAAACTGCAAGCACTTAGTCCCAAGTATAATTCAGTGATGAACCACATCAGAATACATCTCCCAGAg TTGTTTCCAAGTCTTAACAAGGTGGTCTTCCTCGATGATGACATCGTTGTACAAACTGATCTTTCACCTCTGTGGGACATTGAAATGAATGGAAAAGTGAATGGAGCTGTAGAAACATGTACAGGAGAAGATAAGTTTGTGATGTCAAAGAAGTTGAAAAGCTATTTGAACTTCTCCCACCCTCtaatattcaaaagttttaatcCCAATGAATGTGCCTGGGCTTATGGCATGAACATTTTCGATTTGGAGGCTTGGCGGAAGACTAATATAAGCAATATTTACCATTACTGGGTTGAGCag AATATCAAGTCAGACCTGAGTTTGTGGCAGCTAGGAACATTACCTCCTGGATTGATAGCATTTCATGGCCATGTCCATGTTATTGATCCTTTCTGGCATATGCTGGGATTGGGGTATCAGGAAAATACAAGTTTTGTTGATGCTGAGAGTGCTGGTGTAGTTCATTACAATGGCAGGGCAAAGCCATGGCTAGAAATAGCTTTTCCACAACTAAGGAAATTGTGGACAAAGTATGTTGACTTCTCAGATAAGTTCATCAAGAGTTGTCACATTAGGGCATCATAG
- the LOC114184121 gene encoding probable galacturonosyltransferase 12 isoform X1 — MQLHISPSLRHVTVFPSKGFKEFIKVKVASRRVSYRMLFYFLLFFTFLLRFVFVLTAVDGIDGENKCSTIGCLGKKLGPRILGRRSESSVPEVIYQTLNEPLGKHELQGRFDIPQTLEEFMTEMKKGGYDAKTFAVKLREMVTLMEERTRMAKIQEYLYRHVASSSIPKQLHCLSLSLANEHTNNAAARLQLPSAELVPALVDNSYFHFVLASDNVLAASVVATSLVRNFLRPQKVVLHIITDRKTYYPMQAWFSLHSLSPAIVEVKALHHFDWFTKGKVPVLEAMEKDQKVRSHFRGGSSAIVANTTEKPKVIAAKLQALSPKYNSVMNHIRIHLPELFPSLNKVVFLDDDIVVQTDLSPLWDIEMNGKVNGAVETCTGEDKFVMSKKLKSYLNFSHPLIFKSFNPNECAWAYGMNIFDLEAWRKTNISNIYHYWVEQNIKSDLSLWQLGTLPPGLIAFHGHVHVIDPFWHMLGLGYQENTSFVDAESAGVVHYNGRAKPWLEIAFPQLRKLWTKYVDFSDKFIKSCHIRAS; from the exons ATGCAGCTTCACATATCTCCAAGTTTGAGACATGTCACTGTGTTTCCAAGCAAAGGGTTCAAGGAGTTTATCAAAGTGAAGGTTGCATCAAGACGTGTCTCTTATCGGATGCTCTTCTATTTTCTCttgttcttcacttttcttcttCGCTTTGTGTTTGTCTTAACAGCAGTGGATGGCATTGATGGAGAAAACAAATGCTCTACCATAG GTTGCCTAGGAAAAAAACTAGGACCAAGGATTTTGGGGAGACGGTCTGAATCATCA GTTCCAGAAGTGATATACCAGACATTAAATGAACCTCTTGGCAAACATGAACTTCAGGGTAGGTTTGATATTCCACAAACCTTGGAAGAGTTCATGACTGAGATGAAGAAAGGTGGATATGATGCAAAGACATTTGCAGTTAAACTTCGAGAAATG GTGACCCTTATGGAAGAAAGGACCAGAATGGCTAAGATTCAAGAATATCTGTATCGACATGTAGCATCAAGCAGTATACCAAAACAACTTCATTGCCTTTCCTTGAGTTTGGCCAATGAACACACCAACAATGCCGCAGCACGCCTTCAACTCCCCTCTGCAGAACTAGTCCCTGCCCTGGTTGACAATTCCTACTTCCATTTTGTCCTTGCCTCAGACAATGTGCTGGCTGCATCAGTGGTTGCAACATCGCTTGTTCGCAACTTTTTGAGACCTCAGAAGGTTGTTCTGCACATAATTACAGATAGGAAGACTTATTACCCCATGCAGGCTTGGTTCTCATTGCATTCTTTGTCACCTGCTATAGTTGAGGTGAAGGCATTGCACCATTTTGATTGGTTTACAAAGGGTAAGGTGCCTGTTCTGGAGGCTATGGAGAAGGATCAAAAGGTGAGGTCACATTTTAGAGGGGGTTCATCAGCTATAGTTGCAAATACAACTGAGAAGCCAAAAGTTATTGCAGCAAAACTGCAAGCACTTAGTCCCAAGTATAATTCAGTGATGAACCACATCAGAATACATCTCCCAGAg TTGTTTCCAAGTCTTAACAAGGTGGTCTTCCTCGATGATGACATCGTTGTACAAACTGATCTTTCACCTCTGTGGGACATTGAAATGAATGGAAAAGTGAATGGAGCTGTAGAAACATGTACAGGAGAAGATAAGTTTGTGATGTCAAAGAAGTTGAAAAGCTATTTGAACTTCTCCCACCCTCtaatattcaaaagttttaatcCCAATGAATGTGCCTGGGCTTATGGCATGAACATTTTCGATTTGGAGGCTTGGCGGAAGACTAATATAAGCAATATTTACCATTACTGGGTTGAGCag AATATCAAGTCAGACCTGAGTTTGTGGCAGCTAGGAACATTACCTCCTGGATTGATAGCATTTCATGGCCATGTCCATGTTATTGATCCTTTCTGGCATATGCTGGGATTGGGGTATCAGGAAAATACAAGTTTTGTTGATGCTGAGAGTGCTGGTGTAGTTCATTACAATGGCAGGGCAAAGCCATGGCTAGAAATAGCTTTTCCACAACTAAGGAAATTGTGGACAAAGTATGTTGACTTCTCAGATAAGTTCATCAAGAGTTGTCACATTAGGGCATCATAG
- the LOC114184924 gene encoding autophagy-related protein 18f codes for MGMRNDAQKQQLLHQGNGGGKTNGFIPSSFRALSSYLRIVSSGASTVARSAASVVASSVVDRDDVPDHDQVIWAGFDELEGEGGVIQQVLLLGYRSGFQVWHVDESNNVRDLVSRHDGPVSFMQMVPNPIASKRSEDNYANSRQLLVVCTDGFFVGGSNVQDGLATPNNGSILNSHEQMNGNYLPTTVRFYSMKSQSYVHVLKFRSVVYSVRCSSRVVAISQSTQIHCFEATTLIRAYILLTNPIVMSVPGSGGIGYGPLAVGPRWLAYSGSPVAVSNSGHVSGQHLMPSANFPSNGSLLAHYAKESSKHIATGIVSLGDMGYKKLSRYCSDNNGSFQTVNSGSKGTGTINGHSTDADNIGMVIVKDILSRNVIAQFRAHKSPISALSFDPSGTILVTASIQGHNINVFKIMPVQDNLSASDTGPSYVHLYKLQRGFTNAVIQDISFSDDSKWIMISSSRGTSHLFAINPQGGHVNILSYDDSFTTKNSGLGTTVNHSQGWSHSSAMQKPKQKSLVVAGPPITLSVVSRIRNGANGWRGSVTGAAAAATGRKTYLSGAIASSFRKYKSSEGNYSKYHMLVFSPTGSMIQYALRMLTSQDSGFASGLVPAYESLQQDDARLVVEPIQKWNICQSHSRREREDNIDIYGENGIADANKIYPEEVAEEHTISPKLSNGDIKVNPSLEEKNHLYISEAELQMHQAQTSLWGKPEIYFHSMLQEPNLMGEEAASKGEFEIERIPTCVIEARSKDLVPIFDYFQTPKLQQARTSMDSKNDDQLLHNSLQASGNGRISSRSGDGDAVSELRNGIEGTDLDNHVVPSETESFVNNNDTFKPNTQHEIVNNRREHLDTEAQLMIVNSDRKHENEESF; via the exons ATGGGGATGAGGAATGATGCACAGAAGCAACAGCTTCTTCATCAGGGTAATGGTGGTGGAAAAACCAACGGTTTCATTCCTAGTTCATTTCGTGCTCTTTCTAGCTATCTCAGGATTGTTTCCTCTGGTGCTTCCACAGTTGCACGTTCTGCTGCATCTGTTGTAGCTTCATCCGTTGTGGACAGAGATGATGTTCCCGACCATGATCAG GTTATCTGGGCTGGGTTTGACGAGTTAGAGGGTGAGGGTGGAGTTATTCAGCAAGTACTTCTTCTAGGCTATCGGTCTGGCTTCCAGGTTTGGCATGTCGATGAATCAAATAATGTCCGTGACCTTGTATCCAGACATGATGGTCCTGTTTCTTTTATGCAAATGGTACCTAATCCAATTGCATCAAAGAGATCTGAAGACAATTATGCGAACAGTCGGCAGCTCTTGGTTGTTTGTACTGATGGATTCTTTGTAGGAGGGAGCAATGTTCAAGATGGGTTGGCCACCCCTAATAATGGCAGCATTTTAAACTCACATGAACAAATGAATGGAAACTATTTGCCAACTACCGTTAGGTTTTATTCTATGAAATCTCAATCGTACGTTCATGTGCTGAAGTTTAGATCAGTTGTTTATTCTGTGAGGTGCAGTTCTCGCGTTGTTGCTATCTCCCAGTCCACTCAG ATTCACTGTTTTGAAGCTACCACATTAATAAGGGCGTATATTTTACTTACCAATCCTATAGTCATGAGTGTCCCTGGTTCTGGAGGCATAGGTTATGGACCACTGGCAGTGGGACCAAGATGGTTGGCATATAGTGGAAGTCCAGTTGCTGTTTCCAATTCAGGACATGTCAGCGGACAACATTTGATGCCTTCTGCAAATTTTCCTTCTAATGGGAGTTTACTTGCTCACTATGCCAAAGAGTCCAGCAAGCATATAGCTACTGGTATTGTATCCCTCGGAGACATGGGGTATAAGAAACTTTCCAGATACTGCTCTGATAACAATGGTTCATTTCAAACTGTAAATTCTGGCTCTAAGGGTACCGGAACCATTAATGGCCATTCAACAGATGCAGATAACATTGGAATG GTTATTGTTAAAGATATTCTCTCCAGAAACGTCATTGCCCAGTTCCGGGCCCACAAGAGTCCTATTTCAGCATTAAGCTTTGATCCTAGTGGCACCATTTTAGTGACAGCTTCCATTCAGGGTCATAACATAAATGTTTTCAAGATCATGCCTGTACAGGACAATTTGTCTGCTTCTGATACTGGCCCTTCTTATGTTCATTTGTACAAGCTGCAACGTGGGTTTACAAATGCG GTTATTCAAGATATCAGTTTCAGTGATGACAGCAAGTGGATTATGATTAGTTCTTCGAGGGGCACCAGCCATCTATTTGCCATAAATCCTCAAGGAGGACATGTAAATATTCTGTCCTACGATGATAGTTTTACCACAAAAAATAGTGGATTAGGCACTACAGTTAATCACTCCCAGGGATGGTCTCATAGTTCAGCCATGCAAAAGCCTAAACAGAAGAGTTTGGTTGTGGCTGGCCCTCCAATCACTCTTTCCGTGGTAAGCCGGATCCGGAATGGAGCCAATGGGTGGAGGGGCAGTGTAACTGGTGCTGCTGCTGCTGCAACTGGTAGAAAGACTTACCTTTCTGGGGCTATTGCTTCATCTTTTCGCAAGTATAAAAGTTCTGAAGGGAACTATTCAAAGTATCACATGTTGGTCTTTTCACCAACTGGTTCTATGATACAATATGCTCTGCGGATGTTAACCAGTCAAGATTCAGGTTTTGCCTCTGGGTTGGTTCCTGCATATGAATCCCTTCAACAGGATGATGCAAGATTAGTAGTTGAGCCTATCCAAAAATGGAATATTTGTCAGAGTCATAGTCGAAGAGAGCGAGAAGATAACATAGATATATATGGTGAGAATGGAATTGCAGATGCCAATAAAATATATCCAGAGGAAGTGGCTGAGGAGCACACCATTAGCCCGAAACTCAGTAATGGAGATATTAAAGTAAATCCCTCTCTTGAGGAGAAGAATCATTTGTATATTTCAGAAGCTGAACTTCAAATGCATCAAGCTCAGACTTCATTATGGGGAAAACCAGAG atatattttcattcaatgTTGCAAGAGCCTAACTTAATGGGTGAAGAAGCTGCTTCCAAAGGCGAATTTGAGATCGAAAGGATTCCAACATGCGTCATTGAAGCTAGATCGAAAGACTTGGTTCCGATTTTTGACTATTTTCAGACTCCAAAGTTGCAGCAAGCAAG GACTTCTATGGATAGCAAAAATGATGACCAACTGTTACATAACAGTTTGCAGGCATCTGGAAATGGCAGGATTTCATCTAGGAGTGGTGATGGTGATGCTGTTTCTGAGTTAAGAAATGGGATTGAAGGAACTGATTTGGATAATCATGTGGTGCCTTCTGAAACTGAGAGCTTTGTAAATAACAATGACACCTTTAAACCAAATACTCAGCATGAGATTGTAAATAATAGAAGGGAGCACTTAGACACCGAGGCTCAACTCATGATTGTAAATAGTGACAGAAAGCATGAAAATGAAGAatcattttga